The genomic region GAGAGACCAACGCGGCATGAACCACATCCGTCCTACAAACGTTCTATTTCTCCGCGTCTCGCGAAGATTCAAGCGGCGATTTTGGCGGGGGCGAGCCACGGATCGAACACGGATCGAACACGGATCGGACACGGTTTTTCCGACTCTGTTTTTCATCCGTGATCCATCTGTGTTTCATCCGTGGCTCAATGGGTTGCGGCCGAAGATCGCGCTGGGACGTTCCACTGAGCCGATTTTCCCTGTCCGTTTCCTTCGGCAATTCCCGCCGGGTCCGGCGGACGGACCGCGCGTGAGGGAAAAAGCCTGGAGGATAGTTCGGCTTTTCGGCGATCGGGCCGCGACGCGTCGGCGGACTTTTTTCGCAGAGGCCAAGGGCGAGTCGAACGCGCTAGCGCGGCGCACGCCTCGCAATCGGCAAGGTTTTCCTCCCGCGCGCGGCGGCGGGATTGCCACGCGCCGATTGCGCAAGAATTCCGGGCCGCGTCAAACCGAGGGCAGAATCAGGTCGGCGTGCAGATACCGCCTGAGCTGTCGCACGACCGTCAAGAACTTGTCGGTGTCGACCGGCTTGGTGATGAAGCAATCGATGCCGAGCAATTCGCTTTGCAGGCGGTCTTCTTCGTCGTCCGAATTGGTCATCACGACGACCGGAATGGATCGCAACGAGTCGTCGGCCTTGACCTCGGCCAGCACCTCGCGGCCGTCTTTCTTGGGCAGGCAGAGATCGAGCAAAATCAGGTCAGGACGGGGCGCCCTGGCAAACTTACCCTCTCGGCGAAGAAATTCCATCGCCTCGATGCCATCGCGGATCAGCGTCAAGCGGTGCTGAATCAGGCCCTTGCGGAGCGCCGCGATCGTCACGCGAGCATCGACCAGGCCATCTTCGACCAACAGTATCTCCATCGGGCGACCAATCGTCTGGCTACACATTTACCGTCTCTCGTTTTAAACGCTCTACCATCGGGTCCGTCGATCGACTCTCCCAATAACCTAGTTTGGCATGGATCGCTGGGTCTGTACAGCACTCTTTTGCGTGGGGAGGGGGGTAGCGGTTGCGCAAACGGACGGTTTTTTTCCGTACGCGATTTGCACGCTCGGCGGAGAGACGGGAGGGCTCGCTGCGAGAAAACGCGGCGGGTTCAAGACGCGTCGGACGCTACGGGCTCAGGGCGGGACGGGTTTACAGGGCTGTTTCAGCCCGGGCGCCAACAAGCGAGCGAACCATGGACGGTTGTGCTGCGCCGCCAACGGGCTCTCGTCCGTCCAAGTTTCGTACCAGTGATCGGCGAGTATCAGCCGCCAGCACGAATCGCCGTCGTCGTGCCAGGCGAGCGTCCACTGTTCGCCCAAGCGGCCCGGCAGCATGTCGCCCGCCAGCCAACGATGATCGAGGCAAACCCACTCGCCCTGGACGAA from Pirellulales bacterium harbors:
- a CDS encoding response regulator, whose translation is MCSQTIGRPMEILLVEDGLVDARVTIAALRKGLIQHRLTLIRDGIEAMEFLRREGKFARAPRPDLILLDLCLPKKDGREVLAEVKADDSLRSIPVVVMTNSDDEEDRLQSELLGIDCFITKPVDTDKFLTVVRQLRRYLHADLILPSV